A stretch of the Candidatus Binatia bacterium genome encodes the following:
- a CDS encoding phosphatase PAP2 family protein, translated as MRLVRTRHPSRALRAIPIALLVSLGVGPLAAAPAGASFLTRDMKSLASRRTADVLAGAAVLGAASFLVENADTEEHALGRGAVDVPADFGNIYGSGLVLAGVTAGLTGAGLVEKHPDWVRAGSEMARSLAYTGIAVTALKVAVRRTRPNGGAYSFPSGHTAAAFAVAPVLARRFGWLAALPAYAFATSTALGRMEDRKHYLSDVVVGAGIGTAIGLAVASARHSAAPEPERVKPALGLGVAPGGLSLVATF; from the coding sequence ATGCGTCTCGTCCGCACGCGGCACCCGTCCCGAGCCTTGCGCGCCATCCCCATCGCCCTTCTCGTTTCCCTGGGGGTCGGCCCCCTGGCCGCCGCTCCGGCCGGCGCCTCGTTCCTCACGCGGGACATGAAGAGCCTGGCGAGCCGCCGGACCGCCGACGTTCTGGCCGGCGCCGCGGTGCTCGGGGCGGCCTCGTTCCTGGTCGAGAATGCCGACACCGAAGAGCACGCCCTCGGCCGGGGCGCCGTGGACGTGCCCGCCGATTTCGGCAACATCTACGGAAGCGGCCTCGTGCTCGCCGGCGTCACCGCCGGCCTCACGGGGGCGGGTCTGGTGGAAAAGCACCCCGACTGGGTCCGCGCCGGATCGGAGATGGCGCGCTCGCTCGCCTACACCGGCATCGCGGTGACCGCGCTCAAGGTCGCCGTGCGCCGCACGCGCCCGAACGGCGGAGCCTACTCCTTCCCTTCCGGCCACACGGCCGCCGCCTTCGCGGTGGCGCCCGTGCTGGCGCGCCGGTTCGGATGGCTGGCGGCGCTCCCCGCGTATGCCTTCGCCACGAGCACGGCGCTCGGACGGATGGAGGATCGGAAGCATTACCTGTCGGACGTGGTCGTGGGCGCGGGAATCGGCACGGCGATCGGACTGGCGGTGGCCTCGGCGCGGCACTCCGCGGCCCCGGAGCCCGAGCGCGTGAAGCCGGCACTCGGGCTGGGCGTCGCTCCCGGCGGCCTCTCGCTCGTCGCGACCTTCTGA